The DNA segment GTTGCTATTGGCAGCTTGTGCCGCGTCGCCGACAAAACCGGTCGCCTTTCAAACCAGCCAAATCCAGTCCTTGTTGATTGTGCCGGTCGCGGCACCGCCTCTGGAAGTCATACCCGACCTGCTGGAGCAACGCGACGCAGCGTATCGCCACACCCAGAATATGGCGATGGGCGTGGCGCCGGATAGGCAAAATTATCAGACTGCGGGCGGCATCGTCGTCGCCGGCATGCTGAGCAATGCGGCGGACGACGTCGATGCAATGATCGACGCTTTGCCGCCGACCGCCGCCGGTGGCCGCGCGGCTCAAACCCCGTGGACGCCGGAAAAGTCTGCGGCCGAAGCCTTGCAGGGCTTGTTGGCCCAATCTAACCGCGGTGCCGAATTGAGTCGCGACGGCTACCGATTGGCCGCGACGGATGATGCCAGCCTGCCACAATGGCGCCGAGCCATTCAAGCTTGGTATGCGCAGGATCTCAGCCAGACCAACTATGCGAGCCGTGGTCAATACGATGCCGTAATCGAATTGGGCGTGGGCCGTTACCGAATCTTCGAAGGCCAAACCTCGTTGCAACTGATGCTGAAACTGATCGATCCGGCCTCGGGCCGCGTGTTGGCCCGCACCCATTCCGAGAGCTTTCGGGTCGACGATGGCGCGCTGGCTTCGCTTCAACACGACGGTAAGGCATTCCGACAACTGATTGCTGAGATGGCGGTACCGCTGTTGCGGCAAAGTCTCGGCGATTTGGGGCTGCGTAATGTGTCGAACGCCAATCAGAGCTGAGAACGGGCAAGCAGATTGAAGGATGAGCGCCGATTACCCGAAACGGCTGCGCGGTTGGCGCTTCAGTTTATTCAACCTGCTGCTCGGCGGCGGTCATGCCTTGGTGATTTTCAACGCCGGCGCCTATATCGCCATGCTGCCCAGGGTCGCGGCCGGTTTGGGCGTGCCGCCCAGCTTCGGCACCTGGACCCAGACCGACTACATGATCGCGCTGGCCCTGGGCTTGCCGATCGGGGGCTGGCTGGGCCGCCGATTCGGCGAATACCGGCCGCTGATCTGGGCGTTCGCCGGTTTTGCGTTGGCCTCGTGGCTGTGCGCGCTCGCCGAAGACTTTCATCTGTATCTGGCGGCGCGAGTGGTGCTGGGCTTGTGCGGCGGCCTGACCCTGCCGTTGGGCCAGGCCTTGTTGCTCAAGGAATATCCGGACCAGCGCAAGTCGCTTGGTATCGGCGTTTGGAGCCTGTTTACTTTGACGCCGTTCACCTTCGGTCCGCCGCTGGGCGGCTGGGTGGCCGATTCGCTGGGTTGGCGCTGGCTGTTTTGGGGCAACATCCCGCTGGCGGTGGCGATTGCTGGGCTGCTGGGCGCCTTGCTGCATGGGCGCGGCGGGCCGCGCCTGCGGCAACGCTTGGATGTTCCGGGTTGCCTGATGGCGACAGCGATTTTATTCTGCGTGCAAGCCATTCTGAACCAGGGCAATGACTGGGATTGGGCCAATTCCGGTTACCTCCTGGCGCTGGGTGTCGGCGTGGTCGTGTTGTTGCTGTATTGGCTGATTTGGGAATGGGGTTGCCGCCGGCCGTTTCTAGATATTCGCTTGTTCGCCCGACGCAATTTTACGATCGGCGTGATCGGCTTGTGCGTCGGTTTTCTGTGTTTTCAGGGTTTGTTGTCGTTGCTGATCGTGCAATTGCAACTGGCGTTGGGTTACTCGTCGTTTCTGGCCGGCCTGGTGTTTTTGCCGATGGCGATTTTTGCCAAACCGATGGCCGGTATTTTTCATGAGGTAGTCAAGCGGGTCGATGCCCGCCTGTTGGCCAGCGCCAATCTATTGGGTTTTGCCGCCACTTATTTTTGGTTGAGCCGCTTCGACGACCCGGACAGCTTTGCCCAATTGTTCTGGCCGAAACTGCTGGAGGGTGCCTGTCTGGGCAGTTTTTTCGTGCCGTTGACCGCGTTGTTGTTGCACGGCATTCCGGCCGAGCGGCATTGGCGGGCGCTGGAATTGGCCAATCTGTTGCGTATCGCCGCCGGCGCAATCGGCATTGCCTTGCAAGGGGTGATTTTTTACCGGCGCACGCCGTTGCACATGACCCGTTTCGCCGAAAACCGCGGCGCTTGGTCGGATGCCGGTACGGACGCGCTGCAAACTTTGCTGGCCGGCGGCTTCGAGGCCGATACCGCGCTGGCTAAATTCGCCAAACTGGCGGGCAAGGCCCAAGCCATTCGCGGCCTGAACGATGCCTTCTGGTTGGCCGGCTGCATCTTCGTCGGGCTGGCGGCCTTGGTTTGGTTGGCCGAGCCGACCCGCGCCCCGGTTCGTGCCGCGCCGGCCATGCAACGCGCGCTGGAGGAAACCTTGGTGGAGGAGGATGCCTGATGGCCGTGGCGCACCGGTTCAGCTTGGGATTGTTGGCGATCGCTACAGGCGGCTGCGCGTTGTTCGGCGAGGACAGCCCTCGCGCCCAACTGGCGCCGATGCCGGCCATCGAGCAAACCTTGGCGCTTACCAGCGCCGAGATGGTCGCGCAAGACCGTTGGCCGGAGCAGCGCTGGTGGACGGCTTTCGGCAACGCCACGTTAAACGGCTTGATCGAAACCGCGCTGGCCGGCAATTCCAATCTGAAAGTCGCCGAGGCCCGTCTGCAGCAGGCCGAAACCTTGGCCGACTTTGAAGCTGCCGACCTGTATCCGACCGTAGACGCCAACGTCAGCTTTGCTGCGCAACGCTTTTCCGCCGACAGCGTGCAGGCTAAATTCGCCGGCCAGCACTTCCGCCACTTGTTGGTGAACCCGCTGGTGTTGCGCTACCACCTGGATTTTTGGGGGCGCGACCAGGCCAGTCTGCAAAGTGCGGTCGACCGCTCACTGGCCGCCAGTGCCGAACTGGCCGACGCCCGGCTGTTGCTGGCCGTGGCCGTGGCAGGAGCCTATTTCGATTTGCTGGCGGCCGCCGAAAAAGCAGAATTGGCGGAACATATCGTCGCCGATCAGGACACGCTTTACCGGTTGGAACAGAGCCGCCGCGCCGCCGGTTTGATCGCCGAAGCGCCGCTGTGGCAAGCCGAACGCAATCTGCGCGCGGCCCAACAGGTGGCGGCCGGTTTGCACGCCGAACAGGAATTACGCCGTAACCAATTGGCCGCGTTGGCCGGGCAGGGTGCCGATTGGGGAACGCGGATCGGTATCGACGCCAAGGTCGTTCCGCAAGCGCTGGCCTTGCCGGCCGATCTGCCGTTGCGATTGCTGGCGCGGCGGCCGGATCTGCATGCCGCGCGCTTGCAGGCCGAGGCCGCCGCCGAGGATATTCATGTCGCCAAAACCGCGTTTTATCCGGATGTCAATTTGCTGGCGTTCACCGGCTTTCACAGCGTCAGCCTGACCGATATCGCCTTGCAAGGCTCGAGTCTGGCCTATGCCGTCGGCCCGTCCGTCGAGTTGCCGATTTTCGAGGGCGGCCGCTTGCGCGCCCAACTCGGTTACCGGGAAGCCAGCTACGACTTGGCGGTACAGCGCTATAACGCCGGCTTGTTGCGCGCGGTGCAGGATGTTGCCGACGCTTTGAGCCGTTGGCGCGAACTGGCCGTCAAAGTCGCCGCACAGCAGCAAGCTTTGGCGGCCGCCGAAGCGCAAAGCCGGCTCAGCGACAGCCTGACCCGCAACGGTTTGCACGATCGCGGCAAGCCTGTGCTGGCGCGGCTCGAAGCCAAGCGCGAGCGCCTGCTGCTGGCCGGCTTGGCGGCCGAACAACATAAAAACGCGGTCAGCCTGATCAAAGCCTTGGGCGGCGGTTACCAAGCAGCCGCCGAATCCGCAAACCAACCCTGAACCCCTATGCAGAAAACGATTCGCCCGCGCGAGATTCTCCAGCAGCGTCGCCGCCGGCTGCGCTTTGTCACCATGATGTTGCTGCTGGCAGCGCTTGCTTACGGACTCTATTGGTGGCTCACGCAACGCGATTGGGTAAAGACCGACGATGCCTTCATCGCCGGGCATTTGATCGGGGTCAAGGCCCAGGTCGACGGCACGGTGGTCGAGATCCTGGCCGAGAATACCCAAGCGGTTAGCAAAGGCGATGTGCTGGTGCGGCTGGACGGCAGCTACGCGCGGGTGGCGATGCAACAGGCCGAAGCCGAGTTGGCGAAAACCGTGCGCGAGTTTTACATGCAGAAAGCCCGGTTGGCGAGTTTGGGGCAGCGCCTGGCGGCCAAGCAAGCTGCGGTGGCTCAAGTCGAACATGATTTGCAACGCTTTAAAGCCGCGGCCGGCGACGGTGCGGTGTCCGACCAGCAAGTACAGAATGCCGAAGACAAATTGCGCGAATTGGCGGCGGCGATACGCGAGACCAGCGCCGAGCAGGACGGCGTGGCTGCCCAGTTGCGCGATTCCGGCGTCGAGGACTATCCGGCGGTGGCACAGGCCAAGAGTCGCTTGCGCCGGGCTTATCTGGATTACCAGCGGCGCGAGGTGCGGGCGCCGGTGGCGGGCTATGTCGCCAAGCGCAAGGTACAGGTCGGCGACAATTTGCATGCCGGCGCGGCCTTGATGGTGGTGGTGCCGCTGGACGAGCTTTGGGTCGAAGCCAATTTTCTGGAAACCCAGATTGCCGATATTCGTCCGGGGCAGGCCGCCGAGATTCGGGTCGATGCCTTTGGTAGCGAACGTTTGTACCACGGCCGGGTACAGGGCTTGAATCCCGGTTCCGGCAGTAGTTTCGCACTGTTGCCGACCGATAACGCCACCGGCAATTTTATTCACATTGCCGAGCGGGTGCAGGTACGGATTGCGCTGGCGCCGGACGAATTGCGCGCCGCGCCGTTACAGCCGGGATTATCGACTTTGACCCGGGTGCAAATTGCCGGTGGTGGTGCGTCGGCGTTGGCATCGGAGGTGACTTTGGCCGGAGCCGCCTACCGCACCGATATTTACGACCACGAACTGGATGGGGTCGAGGACAAAATCGGCCAGATTATCGCCGCTAACCGGTCCTGACCGAGCCGTTGCCGCCGGTCGGAATAACCGTAAAAATTGCTGCAATTCACGGCCTGTCCGTGTATCTTTGTGGATTGGTTAACATAACCATAACGAAAAGTTTAACCGCCAGCCCGACAGGGGCGGCTTTCTCGACTGTTTAACTCACGGATCAACCATGTGTTTTAGCGCCAATATGTCTTTGGGATTGGGGGTGGCCGGCTTGGTCGCGTCCAGCGTCACGTTTCTGGATAAGGACGAAACCTTTTGGGTCAGACTGGCCCGGGCCTATGCGATTTTCCATTTTTCGCTGATGGAATTCATTCAGTATTTCGCCTATCCGGTCGCCGACCAGTGCGGCTACGGCACTAATTTATTGCTCAGCGAATTGTCGTCGGTGCACATCAGCTTGCAGGCTTTTGCGATCATGCCGGCTTTGGCGACGTATTCGACCGATCCCAATGCCTTACGCAAAGCCTTTTTCGTCGGTTCCAGTCTGAGCGGCTTGTTCTTGATTCTGACCCGCTTGCCCAACGATTGGCAGTTGTTCGGTATCGATCCCAACTTCATCGGCCGGATGCAGTCGTGCCTGTTCATGGGGATTTACCATATCGGCTATGCGATCTCCAGCGCCTTCGGCTTGCTGGTCACTCACGGCTCGTTGTTTGCGCTGGCGTTGAGCGGCTTTGTCTGGAAAAACAATTGGCGGATCGGCACCTACCATTGCTTTGGGGCATTGATGACCTTGTTCGTGCCGCAGTGGCTGTTCGGCGTTTCGACTGGCGAAGCGGCGGCGATGTATTGCTTTTACTCGATTCCGATCACGGCCAGTTTCATGCCGCAATTCAAACAGATTTTCATCGGCAGGGCCGCTAATTCGGCCGACGGTATGCCGGCGCGGCAGGAGTCTTAGCCGGTCAATGCCAGGCTTCTCTGAAACGCCGGTAAAATTCGGGGTCGCTGACCGTGGCCCCGCGTTGTCCGACGATGGCCGAGGCGAAATCTTGGGCGCGTTCCAGCGCCGACGCCAGCGGCCAACCGCGGGCTATCCCCATCAGCAACACTGCGGCAAAGGCGTCGCCGGCGCCGACCGTGTCGACCACCGTCACGCTGCCGGCCGGTTTCACTTCGACAAATTCGCCGCCCGCGGTCAGCGCTAGTGCGCCATGCTCGCCGCGAGTCACCACCACGCCCTGCAAATCGTAACGTTGTTGCAATAGCAGCAGTTTGCTGTCGATGGCTTGGTGCTCCGGCAGCAACAATGCCAGCTCTTCGTCGTTCAACTTCAACCAATCGGCATCGGCTATCCATGTGTGAATGTCGTCCGCATTCCACCAGGGCGCGCGCAGATTGACGTCGAAAAACACCGGGCCGCGCCATTGGGGTTTGATCTGTTCGAAAGTCGCGCGGGATACGCCATGCCGTAGCGCCAGACTGCCGTGGTAGAGCAAGCCTGACTCGTGGCCGATGGGCAATTCCGGGGCGGCAATGTAGTCGTAAGCTTGCTCCGCCAGAATATGGTAACTCGGCTGGCCGTTGTCGATACTGACTGTCACGCTACCGGTCGGGCGGGCGGCGTCTATCTCCACCCCATTTTGGCGCATGCCCTGGGTTTGCATGGCCGCCAACAATTCCGCCCCGGCCGAATCCCGGCCGATGCGGCTGACGAATAAGGGTTCGGCGCCCAAGCCTTGCAAATGCCAGGCAACGTTGAACGGTGCGCCGCCGAGAATCCGGCTGCCGTCCGCAAAACAATCGAACAGCGCTTCGCCGAAAATGGTGATCGAATCTGCCGGCATGGTGTCAGCCTCATAATAAAGGTGTGGGGCGGCAACCTTAGCCAATCGGCCGAAAAATGGCAATCGGTTGCGGTTGGCAAACGGGCCGACGGTCGTTTTAAGGGCGGCAGCTGACGTCTTATGCACCGGATTGGTGCGCTGGTTTCGGGTTGTCTGTCGACGCCTATTTAACCGGCTGATAAATCAGCATTAATTTGTTTGGCATGTGGTTTGCTCTGGGTTAAGTCATGAATACACAAAATATTTTCGATGAAATGCGGGCCGGAGACGGCCAGGTGCGACGCCTGTATCAACCGTTTTCGGAGTGGCTGAAAGGTGTCGATCATGCTCAACTGATGCAGAAATCCCGTGAAGCGGAAATGCTGTTCCGCCGGGTTGGTATCACGTTCAACGTTTACGGCGAGGAAGCCGGTGCCGAACGCTTGATTCCGTTCGACGTGATTCCGCGGATACTGGCGGCCAACGAATGGCGCCAGCTTTCGGCCGGCGTGATTCAACGCGTCGCGGCCTTGAACGCTTTTCTGAACGATCTGTACCACGATCAGGAAATCATCAAGGCCGGCATTGTGCCGGCGACCATTCTGGAAAACGAAATGTATCGGCCGGAAATGCAGGGTGTCGACGTGCCGGGCGGGATCTATGCCCACATTGCCGGCATCGATATCGTCCGGACTGAAGAGAACCAATTTTACGTATTGGAAGACAATCTGCGCACGCCTTCCGGTGTGTCGTACATGCTGGAAAACCGCAAGATGATGATGCGGTTGTTTCCGGAACTATTCCGTCGTTATGCGGTGGCGCCGGTCGAGCATTATCCGCAAGTGTTGCTGAACAATTTGCGCGCCGTGGCGCAACCGGGCGTGCCCGATCCGGTGGTGGTGTTGTTGACGCCGGGCGCCTATAACAGTGCTTATTTCGAGCACGCATTTTTGGCGCAACAAATGGGTATCGAATTGGTGGAGGGCCAGGACCTGTTCTGTAGAGACAATGCCGTGTTCATGCGCACTACCGAAGGACCGAAACGGGTGGATGTGATTTACCGCCGGATCGACGACGATTTTCTCGACCCGTTGGCGTTCCGCGAGGATTCCATGCTCGGCGTACCAGGGCTGGTTTCGGTTTACCGCAACGGCGGCGTGACTTTGGCCAATGCGATCGGCGCCGGCGTTGCCGACGACAAATCGACCTATACCTACGTACCGGACATGGTTCGCTTTTACCTGGGCGAAGAGCCGATATTATCCAACGTGCCGACCTACAAGCTGGAAAACCCGGACGACTTGAAATATGTATTAGAGCATCTGGCCGAACTGGTGGTGAAAGAGGTGCAGGGCTCCGGCGGTTACGGCATGTTGGTTGGCCCGACTGCTTCCAAACAGCAAATCGAAGATTTCCGGGCCCGGATTCTGGCCGAACCGGACAATTACATCGCCCAGCCCACTTTGGCCTTGTCGACCTGTCCGACTTTGGTCGAGCAGGGTGTGGCGCCGCGCCACGTCGATCTGCGGCCATTCGTGTTGTCCGGCAAGACCGTAACGCTGGTGCCGGGCGGATTGTGCCGGGTGGCGATGCGGGAGGGGTCGTTGGTGGTCAATTCCTCGCAAGGGGGCGGTACCAAGGACACCTGGGTGTTGAACGGAGATAAACCATGCTGAGCCGTACCGCCGATCATTTATATTGGATGGCCCGCTATATCGAGCGTGCCGAAAACATGGCTCGGGTGCTGGATGTGACCGACCGCATGTCGCTGGTCGCCAACAGCGCCTATGACGAGGCGGCGCGCTGGAAGCCGCCGGTATTGATCGCTGACGACGTTGCCGCGTTCGAGCGCGATTACGGCAGTTACACGGCGGCGAACGTGATGCGTTATATGGCCTTGGACGAACGCAATCCGTCCAGCATCGTCAGCGCGCTGGGGGCGGCACGGGAGAACGCCAGGGCGGTGCGAGTGGCGATGTCGTCGGAGATGTGGGAAACGGTCAACGCGCTGTGGCTGGAATTGCGGCAACGGATCCGGCTGGGCCTGCGCGAGGCCGATATCGGCGAATTTTGCGATTGGGTCAAGTCGCGCTCGCACCTGTTCCGCGGCGTGACCTTCGGTACCATGTTGCGCGACGACGGCTATAAATTCGTGCGGCTGGGCAGTTTCGTTGAACGCGCCGACAATACCGCGCGGTTGCTGGATGCCAAGTTTCAGTTGCTGCTGCCTAACGAAGATCCGGCCGCCGAGGTGGATTACTACGAATGGAGTTCGTTGTTGCGCTCGGTGTCGGCGTTCGAGGCCTATCAAAAAGTTTACCGAGATACGATAGAACCGACCAAAGTCGCCGAATTGTTGGTGTTGCGCGACGATATGCCGCGGTCGCTGCATGCCTGCTACGACGAGTTGGCGCCGATTCTGGAACAGCTCTGCCGCCAGCCCGGCTGCGAATGTTTGCGTTTGGCCGGCGAGAACCATGCCCGGCTGCATTTCGGCCGGATTACCCACATCTTCAATAGCGGACTGCACGAGTTTTTGCAGGATTTTATCGCCCGTAACAATGCGCTCGGCATCGAGATTCAGCGTGCGTTTTTGAATAGCCCGGATTGAACCGCCGGGGAATTGCGGCTGGCCGCGGACGATGTCCGCTACAGATGCGGAACGGACAACAAGTGTTAAAGGAAGCAGGATGGTTAATTCATTGATACACCCCAAACAGGGCGATAAGGCCAATTCGGCCTGGTTCGACGAGTTTCTGGTCCGGTTGCTGGAAAACCGCGACCGTACCGGATTGACCGAAATGATTCGCGAGATCGATGCGTTGATGATCACGGTAGAGCCGGGCTGCTCGGCGGCTTATGTCAGCGAATTGGCCCTGATGACGCCTTACCACTATCTGGTGACATTGGAGTCGGAGTCGCATTGGACCCATATCCTGCGCATCGATATGGAGTCGCCGGATTTGCTGGTGCGGGAAGTGCGCGATCCGGGGCGCGGCGATATCTTCCGCAGTTTGAACGAGGTCTATCCGATCGGAGCGCATAAACCCAACTCGCGCTATATGGGCGAGATTTTCCGGGTCAGCAATCTGCACGAAGTGGTGGAGCAGCAAAAAAGCCGGGAAATCCGCTTTTTCAACCAGGACCAGATCCGCAAACTGGAATTGCCCGGCAATATGGCCATCGTCAAGCCGTCGCCTTACACCCACAACATCGTCGCTTATTGGGAGCGGCCACCGGAAGACATCCGGGTGTACGCATTGGGCAATAGCGTGATCCTGGACGAAGTCAATCGCGGTTACCATGCTGCCAAGGCGATTCAGGAAGAACTGGGGCTGGATAAACTGATCAGGCCGATCGACCATTTGGCGACGCGGGTTTACAGCCAAAACCGGGAAGTGGCGATTCTGGAGTATTTGACCCTGTCCAGCTATTACTACTGGGGGTCCTACGATATCGCCAACCAGAATTCGTCGACCAACGTCACCAAGAGCATCCATTACGCCGACGAACGGATTAGTCCGGCCAAAGTATTCACGGCGGCCAACCAGCCGTATTTCGTCAACCATTTGGTCGGATTACCGTCGCCGACCGAAAATTTTGTCCGCAATTACGGGCCGCGTTTGCATCATTTGGCGCTGGCGGTCGCGGACGGCGAGACCGGCAACCAGGCCAATATCGATTATGTGGTCGATGCGATCCGGGCCAGGGGTAAGGATTTCCTGCTGGATGTGATCGGCTCGCGGGAAGAGGGTTTGAAGCAGATTTTTTCCAGCGCCTCCGAGCACTCGTCGTTGATTATCGAATACGTGCAGCGCTTCGGCGATTTCGACGGCTTTTTTACCAAGCAAAACGTTGCCGAGTTGACCCATGCCGCGGGCGTTGAGGAAAACTTGCGGCTATTACAGGCTGAAAGCGAAGCCGCCAATCCATTGGTGAATGCATGAGTATCCGGGTCGCGATAAACCACAAGACCAGCTATTTCTACGACAAGCCGGTGCAACTGGCGCCGCACGTGTTGCGCTTGCGGCCGGCCGTACATTCGCGGACGCCGATTTCGGCCTATTCGTTGCGGGTCAAACCGGAAAAGCACTTTATTAATTGGCAGCAGGACCCGTTCGGCAACTATTTGGCCCGGCTGGTGTTTCCGGAAAAAACCCGGGAGCTGTCGATTGAGGTGGATTTGATCGCGGAAATGACCGTGATCAATCCGTTCGATTTTTTCCTGGAGGAATACGCCGAGAAGTATCCGTTCGAGTATCCGGAGCAGCTGGCCAAGGAATTGACCCCGTATCTGGAAATTCGGGAGAAAGGGCCGTTGCTGACCGATTTTCTGAAATCCCTGCCGCGTAACGAACAAGCTGTGGTCGATTTTCTGGTGGCGGCGAACCGGGCGGTTAATCAGGCGGTGGCTTACTCGATCCGGATGGAGCCGGGTGTGCAAAGTTGCGAGGAGACTTTGCAGAAGAAACTGGGTTCCTGCCGCGACTCCGGTTGGCTGTTGGTGCAAGTACTGCGGCACATGGGCTTGGCCGCACGCTTCGTATCCGGCTATCTGGTGCAACTGGTGGCCGACGTGAAAGCGTTGGACGGGCCGTCCGGTACCGACCACGATTTCACCGACCTGCATGCCTGGGCCGAAGTCTACATTCCGGGCGCGGGCTGGATCGGTATGGATCCGACCTCGGGTTTGTTTGCCGGGGAGGGCCATATACCGTTGGCCTGTACCGCCGATTACGTCAGCGCGGCGCCGGTCAGCGGCGGCTTTAC comes from the Methylomonas sp. EFPC3 genome and includes:
- a CDS encoding DHA2 family efflux MFS transporter permease subunit, whose amino-acid sequence is MSADYPKRLRGWRFSLFNLLLGGGHALVIFNAGAYIAMLPRVAAGLGVPPSFGTWTQTDYMIALALGLPIGGWLGRRFGEYRPLIWAFAGFALASWLCALAEDFHLYLAARVVLGLCGGLTLPLGQALLLKEYPDQRKSLGIGVWSLFTLTPFTFGPPLGGWVADSLGWRWLFWGNIPLAVAIAGLLGALLHGRGGPRLRQRLDVPGCLMATAILFCVQAILNQGNDWDWANSGYLLALGVGVVVLLLYWLIWEWGCRRPFLDIRLFARRNFTIGVIGLCVGFLCFQGLLSLLIVQLQLALGYSSFLAGLVFLPMAIFAKPMAGIFHEVVKRVDARLLASANLLGFAATYFWLSRFDDPDSFAQLFWPKLLEGACLGSFFVPLTALLLHGIPAERHWRALELANLLRIAAGAIGIALQGVIFYRRTPLHMTRFAENRGAWSDAGTDALQTLLAGGFEADTALAKFAKLAGKAQAIRGLNDAFWLAGCIFVGLAALVWLAEPTRAPVRAAPAMQRALEETLVEEDA
- a CDS encoding efflux transporter outer membrane subunit, with amino-acid sequence MAVAHRFSLGLLAIATGGCALFGEDSPRAQLAPMPAIEQTLALTSAEMVAQDRWPEQRWWTAFGNATLNGLIETALAGNSNLKVAEARLQQAETLADFEAADLYPTVDANVSFAAQRFSADSVQAKFAGQHFRHLLVNPLVLRYHLDFWGRDQASLQSAVDRSLAASAELADARLLLAVAVAGAYFDLLAAAEKAELAEHIVADQDTLYRLEQSRRAAGLIAEAPLWQAERNLRAAQQVAAGLHAEQELRRNQLAALAGQGADWGTRIGIDAKVVPQALALPADLPLRLLARRPDLHAARLQAEAAAEDIHVAKTAFYPDVNLLAFTGFHSVSLTDIALQGSSLAYAVGPSVELPIFEGGRLRAQLGYREASYDLAVQRYNAGLLRAVQDVADALSRWRELAVKVAAQQQALAAAEAQSRLSDSLTRNGLHDRGKPVLARLEAKRERLLLAGLAAEQHKNAVSLIKALGGGYQAAAESANQP
- a CDS encoding HlyD family efflux transporter periplasmic adaptor subunit, which encodes MQKTIRPREILQQRRRRLRFVTMMLLLAALAYGLYWWLTQRDWVKTDDAFIAGHLIGVKAQVDGTVVEILAENTQAVSKGDVLVRLDGSYARVAMQQAEAELAKTVREFYMQKARLASLGQRLAAKQAAVAQVEHDLQRFKAAAGDGAVSDQQVQNAEDKLRELAAAIRETSAEQDGVAAQLRDSGVEDYPAVAQAKSRLRRAYLDYQRREVRAPVAGYVAKRKVQVGDNLHAGAALMVVVPLDELWVEANFLETQIADIRPGQAAEIRVDAFGSERLYHGRVQGLNPGSGSSFALLPTDNATGNFIHIAERVQVRIALAPDELRAAPLQPGLSTLTRVQIAGGGASALASEVTLAGAAYRTDIYDHELDGVEDKIGQIIAANRS
- a CDS encoding DUF5765 domain-containing protein, whose product is MCFSANMSLGLGVAGLVASSVTFLDKDETFWVRLARAYAIFHFSLMEFIQYFAYPVADQCGYGTNLLLSELSSVHISLQAFAIMPALATYSTDPNALRKAFFVGSSLSGLFLILTRLPNDWQLFGIDPNFIGRMQSCLFMGIYHIGYAISSAFGLLVTHGSLFALALSGFVWKNNWRIGTYHCFGALMTLFVPQWLFGVSTGEAAAMYCFYSIPITASFMPQFKQIFIGRAANSADGMPARQES
- a CDS encoding carbohydrate kinase, with product MPADSITIFGEALFDCFADGSRILGGAPFNVAWHLQGLGAEPLFVSRIGRDSAGAELLAAMQTQGMRQNGVEIDAARPTGSVTVSIDNGQPSYHILAEQAYDYIAAPELPIGHESGLLYHGSLALRHGVSRATFEQIKPQWRGPVFFDVNLRAPWWNADDIHTWIADADWLKLNDEELALLLPEHQAIDSKLLLLQQRYDLQGVVVTRGEHGALALTAGGEFVEVKPAGSVTVVDTVGAGDAFAAVLLMGIARGWPLASALERAQDFASAIVGQRGATVSDPEFYRRFREAWH
- a CDS encoding circularly permuted type 2 ATP-grasp protein; the encoded protein is MNTQNIFDEMRAGDGQVRRLYQPFSEWLKGVDHAQLMQKSREAEMLFRRVGITFNVYGEEAGAERLIPFDVIPRILAANEWRQLSAGVIQRVAALNAFLNDLYHDQEIIKAGIVPATILENEMYRPEMQGVDVPGGIYAHIAGIDIVRTEENQFYVLEDNLRTPSGVSYMLENRKMMMRLFPELFRRYAVAPVEHYPQVLLNNLRAVAQPGVPDPVVVLLTPGAYNSAYFEHAFLAQQMGIELVEGQDLFCRDNAVFMRTTEGPKRVDVIYRRIDDDFLDPLAFREDSMLGVPGLVSVYRNGGVTLANAIGAGVADDKSTYTYVPDMVRFYLGEEPILSNVPTYKLENPDDLKYVLEHLAELVVKEVQGSGGYGMLVGPTASKQQIEDFRARILAEPDNYIAQPTLALSTCPTLVEQGVAPRHVDLRPFVLSGKTVTLVPGGLCRVAMREGSLVVNSSQGGGTKDTWVLNGDKPC
- a CDS encoding alpha-E domain-containing protein translates to MLSRTADHLYWMARYIERAENMARVLDVTDRMSLVANSAYDEAARWKPPVLIADDVAAFERDYGSYTAANVMRYMALDERNPSSIVSALGAARENARAVRVAMSSEMWETVNALWLELRQRIRLGLREADIGEFCDWVKSRSHLFRGVTFGTMLRDDGYKFVRLGSFVERADNTARLLDAKFQLLLPNEDPAAEVDYYEWSSLLRSVSAFEAYQKVYRDTIEPTKVAELLVLRDDMPRSLHACYDELAPILEQLCRQPGCECLRLAGENHARLHFGRITHIFNSGLHEFLQDFIARNNALGIEIQRAFLNSPD